In Raphanus sativus cultivar WK10039 unplaced genomic scaffold, ASM80110v3 Scaffold2821, whole genome shotgun sequence, the sequence CAGGATGCTGAACCAGACGATAGAAAAATTGGCAAGCTTTGTGAGTATGCGTCAAGGAATCCTTTACGAATCCCAAAggttagtttcttcttcttttttttttttttataataaatctcTTATTCCCTTCTCTAAGTTTTATTTGGTTTTGACAGATTACAGAGTACCTTGAGCAAAAATGCTACAAAGAACTGCGGAATGGAAATACCGGATCAGTTAAAGTCGTCTTGTGCATTTACAAGAAAATGCTTTCCTCATGTAAGGAGCAGATGTAAGTAGTATTTTCTTTCCTCATGATGTGGTCGCATATTCTGGTTATCTGAGGACTAGTGCATCAcacttttcttttctattttttttttgtaggccTCTATTTTCGTGTAGTTTGCTAAGCATTGTCCGAACTCTTTTAGAGCAAacaaaagaggaagaagttcaGATATTGGGTTGCAATACCCTCGTTGACTTTATAAGCTTACAGGTACGTACGTTGAGCATGATTTTAGACATTGTTTACATGTTCTTTCTTTTGGTCTCTGTTCAATCGGTATGGTGGTAACACATTTGTGTTAACTACAGACTGAGAATTCGCACATGTTCAACTTAGAAGGCATAATCCCTAAACTCTGTCAACTTGCTCAAGAGATGGGGGATGATGAAAGATCACTCCGATTACGGCCAGCAGGAATGCAGGCTTTGGCATTCATGGTAATGGTTTACACAAAAACATGTTCCTATAATAAATGGATGTGTGCAACATGTTACTAAACCAATAGTTACTCCCAGGTATCTTTCATCGGTGAGCATTCTCAACTATCTATGGACTTGGATATGGTTAGTCGTCTGTTACTTTAACTTACATCAAAGGTTTATGCAAGTCATGGtatgaacctttttttttaaatcttgaaTTAGATTATGTGTGTGATTCTGGAGAACTATATGGATTTGGAGAAGAAGGGCCAAGAAGATACCAACGAGGCTGGTGAAAATTCAGAAACGAAGATTCCCAAAATGAGTAAATGGGTTTCTTTCAAACGTAATCCTGTGAATGAGGAAAACATGTAAAGGCTTCTCTGAACTTTAGTGTCACTGGAAATGCATTTTGTAtttgttatttgatttattCGTTAAAATCCATTTCAGGGATCTTTCAAAGAGCCCTTCATACTGGTCTATGGCTTGCCTTTGCAACATAGCAAAACTAGCAAAGGAAACCACAACTCTTCGTCGAGTTCTGGAACCGCTTATGAATGCTTTTGACTGTGGAAGTTACTGGTCTCCAGAGAAGGGCGTTGCCTCTTCTGTTTTATTGTTTCTGCAGTCTCGTCTCGAAGAATCAGGTCAGAGTTAGAGATTTTACGTTGCTATCTTACCTTGTTTTAACTTGGCTACTGACTGAACAAGTATGGAAAAGCAGGAGAGAATTGTCATGTGTTGGTATCTTCTTTGATCAAGCACTTGGATCATAAGAACGTAGTGAAGCAACAGGGTGTTCAAGTCAACATGGTCAACGTAGCCACATGCCTTGTGCTACACGCTAAGCAGCAGGCTTCAGGCGCGCTGACTGCTGTGGTAGCTGACTTGATCAAGCACTTGAGGAAATGCCTTCAGAATGCAGCTGAATCTGATCTGTCTGCTGATGAAACGAAGCTCAACTCTGAGCTGCAGAATGCATTAGAGAATTGCATGGCGGAGCTCTCAAATAAGGTTAGTTGGaactgtattatatatatatcttaatacACAACCTTATAACTTtgttcattttttatttatttctattttgcTCTAAGGTTGGGGAAGCAGGGCCAATTCTTGATATGTTGGCAGTGGTTCTTGAGACGGTGTCCACTAATGTACTCGTTGCTAGGACCACAGCATCAGCCATTCTCCGTGCTGCACATATAGTATCAGTGGTCCCAAATGTAACTTACCACAAGAAAGTAAGtgggatttttttatttatttttaactgcaactttttgttttgtataacgGATTTACCATATGGTTTTGTTGTCACAGGTGTTTCCGGATGCCTTGTTTCACCAACTGCTCCTTGCAATGTCCCACGCAGACTGTGAAACTAGAGTTGAGGCACACAAGATATTCTCCCTCCTGCTTCTTCGTACGCTTCGTTTGCCTTGGTCTGACCAATATGATGAAACCTCAGATAGTTGTCAGTCCTTGGAGAGCTTAAAGGATGTTGATGATGGTATAAAGGTAATGATATTAATtggcttttcttttcttatttatttgaGTGTATTTGATAGTGAGCTGACTATAATGTGCTTTAACAGTCGTTATGTTCACTCCGACTGAGTAGTCACCAAGTGAATATGCTCCTTTCATCCCTATGGATCCAAGCAACTTCTACCGAGAATACCCCTGCAAACCTTGTGGCCATGGCCAGCACTTATAATATCACTCTCTTGTTTTCAGTAGCAAAGGTTAGTAGTAGCCACCAAGTGAATATGCTCCTtgattctttcaaattcaaaatgaaCTTACAACACTGTGCTTTTGAAACTGGATATACGTGATGGATCCTCCCTCCGTAGATGGGAGgttacttttttaatttataaaattttctctCATTTGGTGATTATTGCAAATGGCAGAGATCTAATTACATGGCTCTGGTGCGGTGTTTTCAACTGGCATTTTCTCTCAGAAATCTCTCATTGAATCAAGATGGTAAGTGAAAGACTATGATTTAATTCATTTTCTGTCCATTTAGAAGTTACCTACTTTGCCTGGTTAGATATAATGCATTTGCTATGGTAAATATAATTCCCACTAGATAGTTGTATAGATCTTTCCCTTTGTTTCTATTGAGTTTTTTTCTGACATCTGGTATGTTTGTGAAGGAGGTATGCAACTCTCTCGTAGAAGATCCATCTTCACGTTTGCATCATATTTGCTCATTTTTAGTGCCAAGATCTCCAATGTACCGGAGCTAATTCCACTTGTCAAAGAATCTTTAAATTCCCAAATGGTGAGGTTTTGTGAATTATTGCCATCAGTTCGTTTTTTTCGTTTTCAAAATCCATTGCTTTTGGGGTGTGCTCAGCTGTCTTTTATAATTCGTATGTGTGTGCAATTACATCATGTTTTGAATAGGTTGATCCTTGTCTTGTTCTGGAAGGAGATATCAGACTGCTTGCTGTATCTTCTGGGTTTCCACAGAAAGATGATGATAGTGCTTCTCTCAACTCCTCAGCGGTTGTTGTCTCAAATGATGGTTTCCTCAAGGAAATTGTTATCACTCAATTCACATCGAACTTTCAGACATTATCCGAGGTACTTATATTTTGGTGCAAGTTAGGTTTGGTCTTGTAGCCAAACATCTTCAACTTCTTCTGAAAATGTTGTGCAATGCTCTCTCAGGAGGAGCAATCAAATTTGAGAAAGGGAATCGAGTCAGATTTTTCGCGAGATGATGATGCACACCCGCTTGGTGCACCATTTTTCATGGATACACCAGGATCTAGCTCTCCTATTGATCAAACAGAGGTTGCAGCTTTTGATGAGGTAATAATAATGACTTCATTAGAAAATTGCACTTTTAGTTGATTCAAGAGTGTGAGTTTCTCTTATTTGCAAATTTGTGTGGGATCCCGTTCAGGTTGAGCTTTCAGCAATAGTGGCATTTGAAGGAACTTCCCCGGGAGCTAGTGGAAGTGAGCCTGGCCACAATAAATCCTTGTCCTCAAACACTAACCTAGCTGATGTTCTGAGTGTCAATCAGTTGCTAGAATcggtaatatatatacaatacacTAAGAGATTTCTATTGGTTTCCTCTGAGTCCTTTTTTCATGTAATTTTGTAGGTATCAGAAACTGCCAGGGAAGTTGCAAGCCTCCCTGTTTCCTCCATCCCTGTACCTTATGACCAAATGATGAACCAGTGCGAAGCTCTTGTGACGGGTAAGCAGCAAAAGATGTCCGTACTTCAAAGCTTCAAACCTGAGGCAACCAAAGCTATAACTCTCTCAGAAGAGGATGAACTCTTTCTTCTCGATGATGAGGTTAGTTAGATAAGAGTTTGTTTTCTGTTCTATCTACCGACATGAACTTTCAAAATTTCGTTTTTGGTATCTCTTGTGTGTTGGCagacagaagaagaagctgatgaagatgatCAGAAGGTACTGAATGTGGTACAAGTCCAACAACCTCAAGCAGGCCAGCTCGGATTCTGCTCACTCGAAGTGGAACAAAACTCGTTTCGGTTACCTTCTTCAAGCCCTTACGATGAGTTCTTGAAAGCAGCCGGATGTTAAGCCGGTAACATTCTTTGAAATCTTGCAtgtaactttatatatatagacacaCGGCAtgatgtatacatatatatatattattacgtGTAATCTTGTGCTTCAtctatctaatatattaaaaagtgaGTTAGGACTCACAGAGAGATGACACATCaatttttactaaaatcatATCTCTAATTAACATCCGGCAGTGGAAGGTTTAGAAGTTGAGAGATATGAAACAAGACATCATTGGTGTTAAATCAATGGAGCAACTAAAGTAGACCAAACAAGAACTCAAACTCATGTCAAAACTGTTAAGATCATACGATTGTAAAGatctggaaaagaaaaaatagaagggacatgttattaattataatcaTAGTTAAACCCTAAGTTTGTAAGTTACACTTCCAAAAAGTTACTAGACCAAAAACTATAGAATCACCTGAAGTTAGATGGTTATGCAAAAGTAGATAATGATTCTGAATGATAGAGATTCAAGAGGAACTCAAGATCCTCTTGGAACGTGTTTGAACATTTTACTAGATTGGAGTTTCTGAGAATTAGATTTAAATGTCGTGTGGTTCAAGCAACAATGCAAAGTAATATAGTTTTGAATCAAAAGTATACAATTTCATATAAACAAAGAGTATATGGTGACAATCTCCATCGTCAAAACAGGAAAGAAAGGTATTAAGGTTTGTGTTTCTACCAGCTTTGAAAGAGAGACCCAACAAGACTATATATGATCCCAGTTTTGTAACATAAACCCTAGTATGTAATATGTTACAAACTCTATCGTACCCTAAAAACACTCCCTTTCTTACTCTAAGAAGTCAATGGAGTCACCTTCAAGTCAAGAGCAAAGAAGAGGAACCCATTGAGCCTGAAAAACCAGAGACTGACGTTGTCCTCTTCTTTCAACCCATTAGCCTCAACGACGCCACTCCAATCACCACTCAACAGAAAATTCTGGAGGACTTTCCCTGAATCACACGTACGAACCCATTTCTTCAAGACCACGTTCCACCGTTTAGTCCTTTGATCAACGAGAAACGCAGGCAAACCCATCCTCCCATCGTTATCAACGCCTTCGTCTCCGAGAATCCTCCCCTCGTCAGACGTCAAGAAGTCGTTTCTCTGTAGGGTCTGGGAAGGGATAGAGAGACGGTTTAGGTCTGGATCCACGTCGTTGAGGTCAAGAGGCTTCCCTGCGATGAGGATGGGATCGTCGGCTATGTTCATGTCTTTCTTCAAGCGGCGGATCCATTTGGGAGGCGTGGTGGTGTAGAGAACAGGTCGTTTCTTTATGGGGAGTATTGAGGAGGAGACATGAGGTGGAGAGAGTGTTTTCTTGGAGGGTACTCGAAGGgatctttttcttttggggAAGAGATGGAAGATTCTCCTCatgctcttttctttttcctcgTCTTTGACAGTCTTGGAGAATCCTGGAAGGTTCCACATTATATCCTTATACAAGCTCATCTCTTCTTCTAAGCTGTGTTGATTCAGAGAAGTTAGGCTCCGTCGAGGTGAAGAGAACAAGAACTggatgagtgagagagagagagatggtgagAAAGGAACGGAACTATCTTGCCGATTAATATAAGACGCGAGGCAAATTCAGAGTTGTTCTCTCTTGAATCTTTAAAATCGTCCAAAAAGTCGTTTTTATATTCCCGCGAAAACTCATCCCAACGGTCATAACAGAAACTCAAGTTGAGGAGTGAGAGAGTGAGCGTGTTTCATATATAATTGGTCTGTTTGTGTTAATGTATGATAAATATTCCTTGTAATGCAAGATATAAGCATAGGCCTCAGATTAATCGATAAATCCTTCTTTTTGTTCGCTTTTAAACTTGTTTTAGATATTAAGGTGCTAACTTCTTCAACTTTACAAGAAGATCCTACTGATTAGCTTCTACCTTTTTTGTTCTTTGCAACTTTTTTGCCagtcaaattaaaaaagaaaaatccacAGGTTTagaaaagttagaaaaaaaaaactatttgttcctgtcattctttttcttaagatttctaaccgatataagaaaaaaagttttaagCCTCAGAAATTCGCTTGAAGCTGAGCGAATTCCgataaaaatctcaaaatcgAATGCTTAGGGCTttgatcatcatcaccatcaccagGCCCTTTGTCCAGAGACTCAAGTACACCCTTCATGACTCGAGTGTAGAGCCTCTCCATCTGCGGAATGCTGTAGTTCTCAGTACGCTCCATCAGCATTCCCTTTACAGATTCTATCTCGCTTCTTGAGACGTCTTCGTCTGACTTCACAGAATCTTGGGAACAATCACCActcgcttcttcttcttcttcttcttcttcttcttccccacaAGCTTCGTCATCCTCTTTTCTAGGCGGATCTTCTGCTGAACAAGGCGGCGGCGCTGATGAGTTTGATTTGGCTGCTGCTTCCAGAGGTGTCATTTCTACGTCTGAATCTTGGTGTTCTGGTTTCTCTGCAGCTGAATCTGTTAACACAAACAAGTATTGCCAAGTCACATTAGCAACTAGTAGTTTTGATTGTAAAACAAGAACCATATAAGCGTTTGCAGTGGCATTACTTACCTGTACAGGCAGCATCAGCTGTTTTCTTAGGCTTCTTAAGACCTTCATGTTCTCGTTCTATATTAACCTCTGGCTGCACATTTCGAAGCCGGGCACTTGCTCTAGTAACAGTCCCCATCTGCACTACAGGAGCTAGACCAAGGATAGATCCACTCAGATCATCTGGTATCTGTGCAGGACCACCTTCAGCTGCGATCTTATCACAATATGTTAGCAGTGCTGGGTCCATCTGCGAAAGCATCCCATGCACCTGAAAACATAAAGATATATTCATGGCTTCAGAGAAAAGCTCCGTGGGAATGATAGGCCATGGAAAGCTATAAACGCATTCAAAAGAGACTAGTAAACATACTACATCCCGAAGCTCATAGGCTCTACTGACAATTCTCGCTCCAGCGTAATCATCTCCATTGTAAGCCTGGATGAATGAGATCAACATTTTGTAAATAAGACCACATTCTCTAGATTGTAAAGGTTTTATAGCCATGTAAAAAGGAGAGATGTGTTGTAGTAAAACAGGAGTCCACCTTGGCATTTCTCACAATGAGATCAACATCTTGCAAGAACGGTGAACATGTGAGGTACTGCCCAGCATCGACACGCTGCAGCAGAGTTGCCGTATCCATTGGATTTTGAATTATTGTGCGATAGTCTGGAACATCCTCATCAGTAACTGGGAAGTGGAATGCGCTGAATCTTTTATCATATAGTATCCTGCATAGCAAACGTATACTAcaagttatataatataaaagtaaCGAGACAACTGTTATCACATAAGCATATAGATTTAAATAGAACATTTGAAACGTGCACGGTAGGCCATCAATCACTAGAAGATTATCGTCGAGCAGACAATTTTAATGGAGGTTTATATAGAGTCAAGGCCATTACACATTTACCTATTGCAAACGTCTCTGAGACACATACGCAAACGTCGAAGGGCATGCTGCTCTGCTTCCACCTTGGCTTTTATTTCTGCGGGTTTTGGACCAGTAGGTTCTTTTGGAAGCTTTGGAAGTTCTGGAAGGGGTGGTCCATCAGGTTTGCCATTTAAGCCTGAAATGACTGAGAGAGCAGCTTCAATCAAACGGTCAAAGAACAAGGACCTGTCTTCGCCTGATGGTTTGTC encodes:
- the LOC108839378 gene encoding protein SEMI-ROLLED LEAF 2 encodes the protein MGVISRRVLPACGNLCFFCPSLRPRSRHPLKRYKHMLAEIFPRNQDAEPDDRKIGKLCEYASRNPLRIPKITEYLEQKCYKELRNGNTGSVKVVLCIYKKMLSSCKEQMPLFSCSLLSIVRTLLEQTKEEEVQILGCNTLVDFISLQTENSHMFNLEGIIPKLCQLAQEMGDDERSLRLRPAGMQALAFMVSFIGEHSQLSMDLDMIMCVILENYMDLEKKGQEDTNEAGENSETKIPKMSKWVSFKRNPVNEENMDLSKSPSYWSMACLCNIAKLAKETTTLRRVLEPLMNAFDCGSYWSPEKGVASSVLLFLQSRLEESGENCHVLVSSLIKHLDHKNVVKQQGVQVNMVNVATCLVLHAKQQASGALTAVVADLIKHLRKCLQNAAESDLSADETKLNSELQNALENCMAELSNKVGEAGPILDMLAVVLETVSTNVLVARTTASAILRAAHIVSVVPNVTYHKKVFPDALFHQLLLAMSHADCETRVEAHKIFSLLLLRTLRLPWSDQYDETSDSCQSLESLKDVDDGIKSLCSLRLSSHQVNMLLSSLWIQATSTENTPANLVAMASTYNITLLFSVAKRSNYMALVRCFQLAFSLRNLSLNQDGGMQLSRRRSIFTFASYLLIFSAKISNVPELIPLVKESLNSQMVDPCLVLEGDIRLLAVSSGFPQKDDDSASLNSSAVVVSNDGFLKEIVITQFTSNFQTLSEEEQSNLRKGIESDFSRDDDAHPLGAPFFMDTPGSSSPIDQTEVAAFDEVELSAIVAFEGTSPGASGSEPGHNKSLSSNTNLADVLSVNQLLESVSETAREVASLPVSSIPVPYDQMMNQCEALVTGKQQKMSVLQSFKPEATKAITLSEEDELFLLDDETEEEADEDDQKVLNVVQVQQPQAGQLGFCSLEVEQNSFRLPSSSPYDEFLKAAGC
- the LOC108858801 gene encoding B3 domain-containing protein At1g05920, whose amino-acid sequence is MSLYKDIMWNLPGFSKTVKDEEKEKSMRRIFHLFPKRKRSLRVPSKKTLSPPHVSSSILPIKKRPVLYTTTPPKWIRRLKKDMNIADDPILIAGKPLDLNDVDPDLNRLSIPSQTLQRNDFLTSDEGRILGDEGVDNDGRMGLPAFLVDQRTKRWNVVLKKWVRTCDSGKVLQNFLLSGDWSGVVEANGLKEEDNVSLWFFRLNGFLFFALDLKVTPLTS